Proteins from a single region of Deltaproteobacteria bacterium GWC2_55_46:
- a CDS encoding ribosomal protein L11 methyltransferase — MAGWIEIRATGPADAKDAASAALISAGSPGVLEETKAEASGRLVSFSRWEDETAEEADDSTVAALKAYLPEGAEKKLKDVSERLGRIDWSVATSFLKETDWSEKWKKGLRPVRVSRKGLTIVVKPTWNKSRRKPGEKIIGIDPGMAFGTGGHATTRMCLAAILWLSQDKKLPAAPHILDVGTGTGVLAIAAKKLGFKKAIGTDIDKVALKVARKNARLNRAQVTISGTPIESVKGRFAVVAANILAKELIKLSSPISGRVSPGGWLILSGILSHEKEKVAEAYSKEGMRLVKAYSSKEWTALVFLSPKDRP; from the coding sequence GTGGCTGGATGGATAGAGATACGGGCGACTGGCCCGGCTGACGCAAAAGATGCCGCCTCAGCGGCTCTCATTTCTGCCGGAAGCCCCGGAGTGCTCGAAGAGACAAAGGCCGAAGCCTCAGGCCGCCTCGTCTCCTTCAGCCGCTGGGAGGATGAGACCGCTGAAGAGGCAGACGATTCTACCGTGGCGGCGCTAAAGGCCTATTTGCCGGAAGGCGCCGAAAAAAAACTTAAGGACGTAAGCGAACGGCTCGGCAGGATCGATTGGTCGGTTGCGACGTCATTTCTCAAGGAGACCGACTGGTCGGAGAAGTGGAAAAAAGGGCTCCGCCCGGTGAGGGTCAGCCGCAAGGGTCTTACAATCGTCGTAAAACCCACCTGGAATAAATCCAGGAGAAAGCCCGGGGAAAAGATAATCGGAATAGACCCTGGCATGGCCTTCGGCACAGGCGGCCACGCCACGACCAGGATGTGCCTGGCGGCCATCCTCTGGCTTTCGCAGGACAAGAAACTGCCTGCCGCGCCGCACATCCTTGACGTCGGCACCGGCACAGGGGTGTTGGCGATAGCGGCCAAAAAGCTCGGCTTCAAAAAGGCCATAGGCACAGACATAGACAAGGTAGCGCTTAAGGTTGCGAGGAAGAACGCCCGGCTCAACAGGGCCCAAGTCACGATCAGCGGGACACCCATTGAGTCCGTCAAGGGGCGCTTCGCGGTTGTTGCCGCCAACATACTCGCCAAAGAGCTTATCAAGCTCTCCAGTCCGATAAGCGGCCGCGTGAGCCCCGGCGGATGGCTCATCCTTTCAGGCATACTCTCCCATGAAAAAGAAAAAGTAGCCGAGGCATATTCAAAAGAGGGAATGAGGCTCGTGAAGGCCTACTCTTCAAAAGAGTGGACCGCCCTTGTCTTTTTAAGCCCGAAGGACCGTCCATGA
- a CDS encoding YajQ family cyclic di-GMP-binding protein: protein MPSFDIVSKTDIQEVDNAVNQAIKEMQQRYDFKGSKSEIKWEKKDDITILADDDGKLRNVIDILQTKLVKRGVALKSLEYGKVEDASGNMKRQVIKVLQGIPSDKAKEITKLVKDSKLKVQTQIMDDQIRVTAKKIDDLQEAIQTIKAKDMDISLQFMNMRS from the coding sequence ATGCCGTCATTCGATATCGTCTCAAAAACAGACATACAGGAAGTCGACAACGCCGTGAACCAGGCCATCAAGGAGATGCAACAGCGCTATGACTTCAAGGGCTCGAAGAGCGAGATAAAATGGGAGAAGAAGGACGACATAACGATACTTGCCGATGACGACGGCAAGCTCAGGAACGTCATCGACATACTGCAGACAAAGCTCGTAAAGCGCGGCGTAGCCCTTAAATCGCTCGAATACGGAAAGGTGGAGGACGCCTCAGGCAACATGAAGAGGCAGGTCATCAAGGTCCTCCAGGGCATACCTTCCGACAAGGCCAAGGAGATAACAAAACTCGTAAAGGATAGCAAGCTCAAGGTCCAGACCCAAATAATGGACGACCAGATAAGGGTCACCGCCAAAAAGATAGACGACCTGCAGGAGGCCATCCAGACCATCAAGGCGAAGGACATGGACATAAGCCTCCAGTTCATGAACATGAGGTCGTAA